The Chitinophaga pinensis DSM 2588 region GGGCAACTTCAATTCTTCAGTACCTGCCTTTATTTCCAACTGTTTCACCGTTACGTCTTCCACCGCCGTCATCTGCTGCAACAACCTGTTCAGGTTATAACATTGTCTCACCACCACATGCACCACTTCACCTTCCCGTTGCATTTTCCCTTCTACCATCAGTAACCTGGCCTGTAATATCTCTTTCCGGTACTTTTCGAACAACTGGTTAAATACTACGAGGTTTGCACAACCCGTCTCGTCTTCTATGGTAATAAAACAGACCCCGCTGGCTGTACCGGGTCTTTGTCGCACCAATATCAGACCTGCCACTTTTACCGGCATTCCATCCGGTATTGTCGCCAGATCTTTCACCGACGTTACATGTAACAGACTCAGTTTTTCTCTCACGAAGCTTACCGGGTGTGCTTTGAGGGATAGAGCCATTGCATTATAATCCTGTACCACATGTTCCGGTGCAGACATTTCAGGCAGGTCAACGGGCTGTTCTACGGTGCTTTCAGATGCTTGTCCGGTAAACAGACCGATAGGCCGGTCATGTAAAGAGGATATTTCCCATAATGCCCTTCGCCTGTCAAGACCAATGGACCGGAAGGCATCCGCATCTGCCAGTTTTTCCAAGGCCGTCTGCGATACACCAGCTTCCCGTAAAGCCAGGATACTGGTAATGCCTTTTTTCCTGGCGGATAATAAGACGTCCATTTCTTCCTGGTTTAAGCCTTTTACCTGGCGAAAGCCTAAGCGTAATGCATGAGGAATCGTCTCTTTTTCTTCCAGTGTATTATCCCAGCTGGAATGATTAATATCCACCGGTCTGACCTCCACATGATGTGCACGCGCATCGCTCACTATCTGAGCCGGCTGATAGAAACCCATGGGCATACTGTTCAATAATGCACACGCAAAAACATCGGGGTAATAACACTTGAGATAAGAAGAAACATAGACCAGCAAGGCAAAACTGGCAGCATGACTTTCCGGGAATCCATAGCTACCGAACCCTTTCAGCTGTTTGAAGATACGTTGCGCGAAGTCCAGTTCATAGCCATTGGCCGTCATACCATCAATGAGTTTTTTCTCAAACTTTTCAATGACGCCATTCAATCTGAAAGTAGCCATACTACGGCGTAACTCATCTGCTTCTGTTGGCGTGAAACTGGCGGCCTTAATGGCGATGTTCATAGCCTGTTCCTGGAAGAGTGGGACGCCGAGTGTTTTCTTCAGGATATCTTCCAGTTGTGGCGGATAATCCGGCGCTTCCTGTCCGTTCCGCCGCCGCAGATAAGGATGCACCATGTCTCCCTGAATAGGACCCGGACGTACGATTGCTACTTCAATTACCAGGTCATAAAACCTTTGTGGTCGTAGCCGTGGTAACATCGACTGTTGCGCACGACTCTCAATCTGGAATACACCAATTGTATCTGCATGACTGATCATTTCATACACAGCAGGATCATCTTCAGGAATATTCGCCAGCGTATAATCTTTTCCATAATGCTGTTTTGCCAGGTCAAAGGCCTTTCTGATACAGGTCAGCATCCCCAATGCCAGTACATCAATCTTCATGAATCCCAGTGTATCGATATCATCCTTATTCCATTCTATACACGTCCTGTTTTCCATACGGGCATTGAGTATCGGACAGAGTTCATGCAGTTTTCCTTGTGTAATTACAAAGCCACCGGTATGCTGTCCCAGCTGTCTCGGAAATCCCATCATCTGTTTTGTCAGTGCCAATACTTTTTTCAGGTGTGGATCTTCCGGATTCAGACCATGTTCCAGCAAGCGTCCTTCATCAAACCATTCATCCGTATACCGCCAGATAGACGTAGACATGCGGTTGATGGTATCTACGGATAATCCCATCGCTTTGCCGACATCGCGGATGGCGCCCTTCTGGTGTTGTTGTGTAACGGTAGCGACGATGGCTGCTCTGTCCCGGCCATATTTGTTGAAGACGTATTGCATCACTTCTTCTCTGCGTTCGTGTTCAAAGTCTACATCAATATCCGGGGGTTCATTACGGGCAGAAGAAATGAATCTTTCAAATAAGAGATCGATTTTAGTCGGATTCACAGAAGTAATTCCCAATACATAACAGACCGTGGAATTCGCGGCAGAACCACGTCCCTGACACAAGATATGCTGACTTCGGGCAAAACGTACAATGTCATGCACCGTCAGGAAATAAGCGGCATAATTCATCTCTTCTATGAATGTCAGTTCATAGCTGATCGCAGAGGAGATTTTTTCCGGAATATCGTCGCCAAACCGCTCTTTCGCACCTTCCCAGGACAGATAGGTCAGTTCTTCCTGTGGCGTACGGCCTTCTGTAGTCAGTTCTTCCGGATAGACATATTTCAGGCTTTCCAGTGTAAACCGGCAGGCATCTGCGATATGTCGTGCATTGCTGATGGTTTCAGGATACTGGCGGAACAACCGCTGCATTTCTGCCGGTGTTTTTAAATGTCTTTCTGCATTCTGGTGTAAACGGAAGCCGGCATTGTAGATGGTACATTTTTCCCTTACACAGGTCAGGATATCCTGTAACTGCCGTCGTTCAGGATGATGATAATGTACGTCATTGGTAGCTGCCAGCGGAATATGATATAATGCAGATAGTTGCGCCAGCCGGTAGAGCCTTTTGTGATCGTCTCCCAGATAGGAGCGGGTAACAGAGAGGTAGAGTTGTGATCCCAGTTTGTCCTTGTATTCTTTGAGATCGTTTTTGAAAGCGGTTTCGAAGTCAAATTTAGTATTGAGTTGTTCTGGTGGTACTACGATGAAAATCATGCCCGCTGCGTAGGCATACACATCTTTTTTGTAGAGGAGGCAATCCCCTTTTTCTGCCCGTAGATTGCCGGTGGTTAACAGGGACGATAATCGGCTATAGGCCGCCTGATCGGTGGGATAAGCCAGGAGAGAAGGACCATCCTGTAAATCCAGTCTGCAGGCGGGAATAATCCGGATCCCTTTTGCTTTAGCTGCAGCATGTGCCCGCACAATACCTGCCAGTGTATTCCGGTCAGTAATAGCAATCTCTTTGTAACCATATTCCGCTGCCTGTTCCACCAGTTCATCCGGGTGGGAAGCGCCGCGCAGGAAGCTGAAATTGCTGGTCACCTGTAATTCAACGTAATGCATATCTCCTCACTTTTCTCTAGGCAAAAAATCCATGAATAAACCATTGTGACTGCTGACCGGAATAATGTCCTGAGCGGAATAACCAATAGCGTCGTCCTTCTTTATCTTCCACACTGTAATAATCCCGGTGTTCGCCGCCATCCAGCCACCATTCGCGTTCTATGCGTTCCGGTCCGTCTGCTCTTTTGATCTCATGCAGTTGCCCTTTATAGCGGAACAGCATAGGCGGGTAATCCGGTATCGGGGCTGTCACTTCAATCGGCTCCGGTTTTGCCAGTAGCTGTACCGGCCGGGGTTTGTCGGTCCGCCAGCTGGTACCCGGTTGTTCTTCCAGGGAAGGCGTCTGCTTGATAGAGCGCTCCGGCCAGTAATGTTCCTGTGGCAGATACCGGCGGATACTGTCAGCGCCTACTTTTCCGGCCAGTCTGTCCAGCAGTTCTGCCACAGATGGATTGTTCAGTCCCGGGCCTGCCGTCCAGAATGCTTCCTGTGCAGCAGCAACTTCTTCAGTTTGTTCTGCCTCCAGCGTAAACAGTTCAATACCCAGTGCGGGCTCTATGGACGATATCTTCAGTTCAAACAGTTTAAAAAGGTGCTGCACATGATGTGATGCCCGGCTGGTACCGATACTCGCCTGTACTATCCTGTTATCGGTACGGTATCCTTTAAGTGTCGCTGTACGCAATCCTTTTCCTTCCTGTTGCAAACGCAGGCATAGCTTCTCCAATAGTGTCTGAATGGCAATTTCGATCCCTGTAGCGGTCCGTATCGGTTCCAGGCAGGGTAAGCGTTCTTGATA contains the following coding sequences:
- a CDS encoding error-prone DNA polymerase, encoding MHYVELQVTSNFSFLRGASHPDELVEQAAEYGYKEIAITDRNTLAGIVRAHAAAKAKGIRIIPACRLDLQDGPSLLAYPTDQAAYSRLSSLLTTGNLRAEKGDCLLYKKDVYAYAAGMIFIVVPPEQLNTKFDFETAFKNDLKEYKDKLGSQLYLSVTRSYLGDDHKRLYRLAQLSALYHIPLAATNDVHYHHPERRQLQDILTCVREKCTIYNAGFRLHQNAERHLKTPAEMQRLFRQYPETISNARHIADACRFTLESLKYVYPEELTTEGRTPQEELTYLSWEGAKERFGDDIPEKISSAISYELTFIEEMNYAAYFLTVHDIVRFARSQHILCQGRGSAANSTVCYVLGITSVNPTKIDLLFERFISSARNEPPDIDVDFEHERREEVMQYVFNKYGRDRAAIVATVTQQHQKGAIRDVGKAMGLSVDTINRMSTSIWRYTDEWFDEGRLLEHGLNPEDPHLKKVLALTKQMMGFPRQLGQHTGGFVITQGKLHELCPILNARMENRTCIEWNKDDIDTLGFMKIDVLALGMLTCIRKAFDLAKQHYGKDYTLANIPEDDPAVYEMISHADTIGVFQIESRAQQSMLPRLRPQRFYDLVIEVAIVRPGPIQGDMVHPYLRRRNGQEAPDYPPQLEDILKKTLGVPLFQEQAMNIAIKAASFTPTEADELRRSMATFRLNGVIEKFEKKLIDGMTANGYELDFAQRIFKQLKGFGSYGFPESHAASFALLVYVSSYLKCYYPDVFACALLNSMPMGFYQPAQIVSDARAHHVEVRPVDINHSSWDNTLEEKETIPHALRLGFRQVKGLNQEEMDVLLSARKKGITSILALREAGVSQTALEKLADADAFRSIGLDRRRALWEISSLHDRPIGLFTGQASESTVEQPVDLPEMSAPEHVVQDYNAMALSLKAHPVSFVREKLSLLHVTSVKDLATIPDGMPVKVAGLILVRQRPGTASGVCFITIEDETGCANLVVFNQLFEKYRKEILQARLLMVEGKMQREGEVVHVVVRQCYNLNRLLQQMTAVEDVTVKQLEIKAGTEELKLPGARNFR
- a CDS encoding Y-family DNA polymerase gives rise to the protein MSARFFTIWFRHLTTDWQTRRQPELQNVPFVFAALLHGRMVITAANIPAETQGIRIGMPVADAKAIVPSLQVFDELPEKASQLLQALGEWCIRYTPLVAVDLPDGLILDISGCAHLWGGEREYLREIINKLRAIGYDVRGAIADTIGTAWAVSRYGRIKPIIESGQQSAALHPLPPAALRLEPELLDKLHKLGLQQIGSFMTIPGRILRRRFGPVLLSRLSQALGYEIEAIQPLFPPAPYQERLPCLEPIRTATGIEIAIQTLLEKLCLRLQQEGKGLRTATLKGYRTDNRIVQASIGTSRASHHVQHLFKLFELKISSIEPALGIELFTLEAEQTEEVAAAQEAFWTAGPGLNNPSVAELLDRLAGKVGADSIRRYLPQEHYWPERSIKQTPSLEEQPGTSWRTDKPRPVQLLAKPEPIEVTAPIPDYPPMLFRYKGQLHEIKRADGPERIEREWWLDGGEHRDYYSVEDKEGRRYWLFRSGHYSGQQSQWFIHGFFA